One genomic region from Argentina anserina chromosome 2, drPotAnse1.1, whole genome shotgun sequence encodes:
- the LOC126782389 gene encoding protein tesmin/TSO1-like CXC 2 isoform X2: MNSPDSPKPKPTPSPSSHSPPVQESPVFSFINNLSPIKTVKATHIAPGFPGLNSPPLVFTSPRLNPYSETSFLKSAGLTEDHDEGKKFADGPVDPVKPSTHLITPGTGDCRTKKSVETYSSSSSECVDEFLADSADGDCVNSDQSVDPCLEHSSSVLEPSRYGLCKSDELTLTLGNKIDDATNSRTEAQAPCMISEQAHEYNLGKETLIAKPSTSENQRSDELPFNKCKNIESGLPVDNAFRSEYHQDLHDQGLRGESQHDYDYSPQSLAGALHIGQVYDDENAGSIPNRLVENAIMHAPKRRCLRFEEVPHASTEGDRSLSLSNEVSNSEPPTSNVESEIVETSHVNLSETSTKRQMETSLPPRGTGKSCLTVCKPSGIGLHLNSIVNAASVVSGAKTIRLADRYTGVQVMNSASISVRRCPNSLNVVERDSVGAVDWRKETETSVPASSATTQSPHSVEYEHHGSMHEVRISDSRSIDSNEECDQSSPYIKRKRAAKTIDSDGCKRCKCKKTKCLKLYCDCFSAGIYCDTTCACQECFNRPQYEDMVLETRQKIELRNPLAFAPKIVEHEDEKQVTPASARHKRGCNCKKSMCLKKYCECYQANVGCSYGCRCEGCQNTYGKRGESVEADSGVAGEVITGKDGTETRESIFDKKLQTVATRKDSAHSPKLTPLTPSLQWFDDKHNLSKSRVLPAICCSSSRSALTIISHYEKSTRSPQRNSEKSDNHMDTSHCLSGISLHSRSSPVTPMHPLGEMKSFQGFDSEKGHHDVLQDDTPEILKDTSNPIKSVKVSSPNKKRVSPPHSLNLELGTSTSGSLRSGRKFILRAVPSFPPLTPCIGSKGRTIQNISDPLQDKD, from the exons ATGAACTCTCCTGATTCTCCCAAGCCCAAACCCACCCCCTCTCCCTCCTCCCACTCTCCTCCTGTCCAA GAGTCTCCGGTATTTAGTTTTATTAACAATCTGTCCCCAATAAAGACTGTGAAGGCTACACATATAGCACCGGGGTTCCCTGGACTTAACTCTCCGCCTCTTGTGTTTACATCACCGCGACTCAATCCATACAGTGAAACGAGTTTCCTTAAGAG TGCAGGACTAACTGAAGATCATGATGAAGGCAAGAAGTTTGCTGATGGTCCAGTGGACCCTGTGAAGCCTTCGACACACTTGATTACCCCTGGCACTGGAGACTGCAGGACTAAGAAATCTGTCGAAACTTATTCCTCTAGCTCCTCAGAGTGTGTAGATGAGTTCTTGGCTGATTCCGCTGATGGGGACTGTGTGAATTCTGATCAATCCGTTGATCCATGTTTGGAACATTCTAGCAGTGTGCTGGAGCCATCGAGATATGGCTTATGCAAGTCCGACGAACTCACATTAACACTTGGCAACAAAATTGATGATGCAACCAACTCAAGAACAGAAGCTCAGGCACCTTGTATGATATCTGAGCAGGCTCATGAGTACAATCTTGGAAAGGAAACATTGATTGCAAAGCCGAGTACAAGTGAAAATCAAAGGAGTGATGAATTGCCATTTAACAAATGCAAAAATATTGAATCTGGTTTACCTGTTGATAATGCATTCAGGAGTGAATATCACCAAGATTTGCATGATCAG GGTCTAAGAGGTGAATCTCAGCATGATTATGATTATAGCCCTCAATCTCTAGCTGGAGCTTTGCATATTGGTCAGGTGTATGATGATGAGAATGCTGGTTCAATTCCGAACAGACTGGTTGAAAATGCTATAATGCATGCTCCTAAG AGACGTTGCCTTAGGTTTGAAGAGGTTCCTCACGCTAGTACCGAAGGGGATAGGTCTTTGAGTCTTTCGAATGAGGTTAGCAATTCAGAACCACCTACCAGCAATGTAGAATCTGAGATAGTGGAAACATCTCATGTGAACTTAAGTGAAACTTCTACGAAGAGACAAATGGAAACTTCATTACCACCTCGGGGTACTGGAAAATCTTGTTTAACTGTTTGTAAGCCATCAGGTATTGGCTTGCATCTAAACAGTATTGTCAATGCTGCATCAGTGGTTAGTGGTGCAAAAACCATAAGATTAGCAGACCGCTACACTGGTGTGCAAGTTATGAACTCAGCATCTATTAGTGTAAGGCGCTGTCCCAATTCATTGAATGTGGTTGAGAGAGATTCTGTTGGTGCAGTAGATTGGAGGAAGGAAACTGAGACTTCAGTTCCTGCAAGTTCAGCTACTACCCAGTCTCCCCACTCTGTGGAATATGAGCATCATGGGTCTATGCATGAGGTTAGGATATCTGATTCTCGCAGTATAGACAGTAACGAAGAGTGCGACCAATCTAGCCCATACATAAAGAG GAAAAGAGCGGCAAAAACTATTGATAGTGATGGCTGTAAGCGCTGCAAATGCAAAAAGACCAAATGCTTGAAACT ttattgtgattgtttttctGCTGGAATCTATTGTGATACAACTTGTGCTTGCCAAGAGTGCTTTAACAGACCCCAGTATGAAGATATGGTTCTTGAGACAAGACAAAAAATAGAATTGCGTAACCCTCTTGCATTTGCTCCCAAGATTGTAGAGCAT GAAGACGAAAAACAAGTCACACCAGCCTCGGCCAGACATAAAAGAGGGTGCAATTGCAAAAAGTCAATGTGTCTGAAAAAATATTGTGAATGTTACCAG GCTAATGTAGGATGCTCCTATGGATGCCGGTGTGAAGGATGTCAAAACACTTACGGAAAGAGGGGAG AGTCTGTTGAGGCGGATTCTGGTGTGGCTGGAGAAGTGATCACCGGAAAAGATGGTACGGAAACAAGGGAAAGCATATTTGATAAGAAGCTGCAAACTGTGGCTACAAGGAAAGATTCAGCTCATTCACCCAAACTCACTCCGTTGACACCATCATTGCAATGGTTTGA tgatAAACATAACTTATCAAAATCCAGGGTCCTTCCGGCAATATGCTGTTCATCCTCTCGATCTGCTCTTACCATCATATCACATTACGAAAAATCAACGAGATCTCCTCAGAGAAACTCGGAGAAGAGTGATAATCATATGGACACAAGTCACTGCCTGTCAGGGATTTCTCTTCATTCGCGTAGTTCACCAGTCACTCCGATGCATCCATTAGGTGAGATGAAATCATTCCAGGGCTTTGACTCTGAGAAGGGGCATCATGATGTTTTGCAAGATGATACACCTGAGATATTGAAGGACACTTCAAACCCCATTAAGTCAGTGAAAGTGAGTTCCCCAAATAAGAAGCGTGTTTCTCCTCCTCATAGCCTCAATCTTGAGCTTGGTACAAGCACTTCAGGGAGCTTGAGAAGTGGTCGCAAGTTCATACTGAGGGCTGTGCCTTCTTTTCCACCTCTTACCCCTTGTATTGGTTCAAAAGGTAGAACTATTCAGAACATAAGTGATCCCCTTCAAGAC
- the LOC126782389 gene encoding protein tesmin/TSO1-like CXC 2 isoform X1 produces the protein MNSPDSPKPKPTPSPSSHSPPVQESPVFSFINNLSPIKTVKATHIAPGFPGLNSPPLVFTSPRLNPYSETSFLKRRYQHSELSSAGLTEDHDEGKKFADGPVDPVKPSTHLITPGTGDCRTKKSVETYSSSSSECVDEFLADSADGDCVNSDQSVDPCLEHSSSVLEPSRYGLCKSDELTLTLGNKIDDATNSRTEAQAPCMISEQAHEYNLGKETLIAKPSTSENQRSDELPFNKCKNIESGLPVDNAFRSEYHQDLHDQGLRGESQHDYDYSPQSLAGALHIGQVYDDENAGSIPNRLVENAIMHAPKRRCLRFEEVPHASTEGDRSLSLSNEVSNSEPPTSNVESEIVETSHVNLSETSTKRQMETSLPPRGTGKSCLTVCKPSGIGLHLNSIVNAASVVSGAKTIRLADRYTGVQVMNSASISVRRCPNSLNVVERDSVGAVDWRKETETSVPASSATTQSPHSVEYEHHGSMHEVRISDSRSIDSNEECDQSSPYIKRKRAAKTIDSDGCKRCKCKKTKCLKLYCDCFSAGIYCDTTCACQECFNRPQYEDMVLETRQKIELRNPLAFAPKIVEHEDEKQVTPASARHKRGCNCKKSMCLKKYCECYQANVGCSYGCRCEGCQNTYGKRGESVEADSGVAGEVITGKDGTETRESIFDKKLQTVATRKDSAHSPKLTPLTPSLQWFDDKHNLSKSRVLPAICCSSSRSALTIISHYEKSTRSPQRNSEKSDNHMDTSHCLSGISLHSRSSPVTPMHPLGEMKSFQGFDSEKGHHDVLQDDTPEILKDTSNPIKSVKVSSPNKKRVSPPHSLNLELGTSTSGSLRSGRKFILRAVPSFPPLTPCIGSKGRTIQNISDPLQDKD, from the exons ATGAACTCTCCTGATTCTCCCAAGCCCAAACCCACCCCCTCTCCCTCCTCCCACTCTCCTCCTGTCCAA GAGTCTCCGGTATTTAGTTTTATTAACAATCTGTCCCCAATAAAGACTGTGAAGGCTACACATATAGCACCGGGGTTCCCTGGACTTAACTCTCCGCCTCTTGTGTTTACATCACCGCGACTCAATCCATACAGTGAAACGAGTTTCCTTAAGAG GCGGTATCAACACTCAGAATTATCCAGTGCAGGACTAACTGAAGATCATGATGAAGGCAAGAAGTTTGCTGATGGTCCAGTGGACCCTGTGAAGCCTTCGACACACTTGATTACCCCTGGCACTGGAGACTGCAGGACTAAGAAATCTGTCGAAACTTATTCCTCTAGCTCCTCAGAGTGTGTAGATGAGTTCTTGGCTGATTCCGCTGATGGGGACTGTGTGAATTCTGATCAATCCGTTGATCCATGTTTGGAACATTCTAGCAGTGTGCTGGAGCCATCGAGATATGGCTTATGCAAGTCCGACGAACTCACATTAACACTTGGCAACAAAATTGATGATGCAACCAACTCAAGAACAGAAGCTCAGGCACCTTGTATGATATCTGAGCAGGCTCATGAGTACAATCTTGGAAAGGAAACATTGATTGCAAAGCCGAGTACAAGTGAAAATCAAAGGAGTGATGAATTGCCATTTAACAAATGCAAAAATATTGAATCTGGTTTACCTGTTGATAATGCATTCAGGAGTGAATATCACCAAGATTTGCATGATCAG GGTCTAAGAGGTGAATCTCAGCATGATTATGATTATAGCCCTCAATCTCTAGCTGGAGCTTTGCATATTGGTCAGGTGTATGATGATGAGAATGCTGGTTCAATTCCGAACAGACTGGTTGAAAATGCTATAATGCATGCTCCTAAG AGACGTTGCCTTAGGTTTGAAGAGGTTCCTCACGCTAGTACCGAAGGGGATAGGTCTTTGAGTCTTTCGAATGAGGTTAGCAATTCAGAACCACCTACCAGCAATGTAGAATCTGAGATAGTGGAAACATCTCATGTGAACTTAAGTGAAACTTCTACGAAGAGACAAATGGAAACTTCATTACCACCTCGGGGTACTGGAAAATCTTGTTTAACTGTTTGTAAGCCATCAGGTATTGGCTTGCATCTAAACAGTATTGTCAATGCTGCATCAGTGGTTAGTGGTGCAAAAACCATAAGATTAGCAGACCGCTACACTGGTGTGCAAGTTATGAACTCAGCATCTATTAGTGTAAGGCGCTGTCCCAATTCATTGAATGTGGTTGAGAGAGATTCTGTTGGTGCAGTAGATTGGAGGAAGGAAACTGAGACTTCAGTTCCTGCAAGTTCAGCTACTACCCAGTCTCCCCACTCTGTGGAATATGAGCATCATGGGTCTATGCATGAGGTTAGGATATCTGATTCTCGCAGTATAGACAGTAACGAAGAGTGCGACCAATCTAGCCCATACATAAAGAG GAAAAGAGCGGCAAAAACTATTGATAGTGATGGCTGTAAGCGCTGCAAATGCAAAAAGACCAAATGCTTGAAACT ttattgtgattgtttttctGCTGGAATCTATTGTGATACAACTTGTGCTTGCCAAGAGTGCTTTAACAGACCCCAGTATGAAGATATGGTTCTTGAGACAAGACAAAAAATAGAATTGCGTAACCCTCTTGCATTTGCTCCCAAGATTGTAGAGCAT GAAGACGAAAAACAAGTCACACCAGCCTCGGCCAGACATAAAAGAGGGTGCAATTGCAAAAAGTCAATGTGTCTGAAAAAATATTGTGAATGTTACCAG GCTAATGTAGGATGCTCCTATGGATGCCGGTGTGAAGGATGTCAAAACACTTACGGAAAGAGGGGAG AGTCTGTTGAGGCGGATTCTGGTGTGGCTGGAGAAGTGATCACCGGAAAAGATGGTACGGAAACAAGGGAAAGCATATTTGATAAGAAGCTGCAAACTGTGGCTACAAGGAAAGATTCAGCTCATTCACCCAAACTCACTCCGTTGACACCATCATTGCAATGGTTTGA tgatAAACATAACTTATCAAAATCCAGGGTCCTTCCGGCAATATGCTGTTCATCCTCTCGATCTGCTCTTACCATCATATCACATTACGAAAAATCAACGAGATCTCCTCAGAGAAACTCGGAGAAGAGTGATAATCATATGGACACAAGTCACTGCCTGTCAGGGATTTCTCTTCATTCGCGTAGTTCACCAGTCACTCCGATGCATCCATTAGGTGAGATGAAATCATTCCAGGGCTTTGACTCTGAGAAGGGGCATCATGATGTTTTGCAAGATGATACACCTGAGATATTGAAGGACACTTCAAACCCCATTAAGTCAGTGAAAGTGAGTTCCCCAAATAAGAAGCGTGTTTCTCCTCCTCATAGCCTCAATCTTGAGCTTGGTACAAGCACTTCAGGGAGCTTGAGAAGTGGTCGCAAGTTCATACTGAGGGCTGTGCCTTCTTTTCCACCTCTTACCCCTTGTATTGGTTCAAAAGGTAGAACTATTCAGAACATAAGTGATCCCCTTCAAGAC
- the LOC126782389 gene encoding protein tesmin/TSO1-like CXC 2 isoform X3 — protein sequence MNSPDSPKPKPTPSPSSHSPPVQESPVFSFINNLSPIKTVKATHIAPGFPGLNSPPLVFTSPRLNPYSETSFLKRRYQHSELSSAGLTEDHDEGKKFADGPVDPVKPSTHLITPGTGDCRTKKSVETYSSSSSECVDEFLADSADGDCVNSDQSVDPCLEHSSSVLEPSRYGLCKSDELTLTLGNKIDDATNSRTEAQAPCMISEQAHEYNLGKETLIAKPSTSENQRSDELPFNKCKNIESGLPVDNAFRSEYHQDLHDQGLRGESQHDYDYSPQSLAGALHIGQVYDDENAGSIPNRLVENAIMHAPKRRCLRFEEVPHASTEGDRSLSLSNEVSNSEPPTSNVESEIVETSHVNLSETSTKRQMETSLPPRGTGKSCLTVCKPSGIGLHLNSIVNAASVVSGAKTIRLADRYTGVQVMNSASISVRRCPNSLNVVERDSVGAVDWRKETETSVPASSATTQSPHSVEYEHHGSMHEVRISDSRSIDSNEECDQSSPYIKRKRAAKTIDSDGCKRCKCKKTKCLKLYCDCFSAGIYCDTTCACQECFNRPQYEDMVLETRQKIELRNPLAFAPKIVEHEDEKQVTPASARHKRGCNCKKSMCLKKYCECYQANVGCSYGCRCEGCQNTYGKRGESVEADSGVAGEVITGKDGTETRESIFDKKLQTVATRKDSAHSPKLTPLTPSLQWFEVLPAICCSSSRSALTIISHYEKSTRSPQRNSEKSDNHMDTSHCLSGISLHSRSSPVTPMHPLGEMKSFQGFDSEKGHHDVLQDDTPEILKDTSNPIKSVKVSSPNKKRVSPPHSLNLELGTSTSGSLRSGRKFILRAVPSFPPLTPCIGSKGRTIQNISDPLQDKD from the exons ATGAACTCTCCTGATTCTCCCAAGCCCAAACCCACCCCCTCTCCCTCCTCCCACTCTCCTCCTGTCCAA GAGTCTCCGGTATTTAGTTTTATTAACAATCTGTCCCCAATAAAGACTGTGAAGGCTACACATATAGCACCGGGGTTCCCTGGACTTAACTCTCCGCCTCTTGTGTTTACATCACCGCGACTCAATCCATACAGTGAAACGAGTTTCCTTAAGAG GCGGTATCAACACTCAGAATTATCCAGTGCAGGACTAACTGAAGATCATGATGAAGGCAAGAAGTTTGCTGATGGTCCAGTGGACCCTGTGAAGCCTTCGACACACTTGATTACCCCTGGCACTGGAGACTGCAGGACTAAGAAATCTGTCGAAACTTATTCCTCTAGCTCCTCAGAGTGTGTAGATGAGTTCTTGGCTGATTCCGCTGATGGGGACTGTGTGAATTCTGATCAATCCGTTGATCCATGTTTGGAACATTCTAGCAGTGTGCTGGAGCCATCGAGATATGGCTTATGCAAGTCCGACGAACTCACATTAACACTTGGCAACAAAATTGATGATGCAACCAACTCAAGAACAGAAGCTCAGGCACCTTGTATGATATCTGAGCAGGCTCATGAGTACAATCTTGGAAAGGAAACATTGATTGCAAAGCCGAGTACAAGTGAAAATCAAAGGAGTGATGAATTGCCATTTAACAAATGCAAAAATATTGAATCTGGTTTACCTGTTGATAATGCATTCAGGAGTGAATATCACCAAGATTTGCATGATCAG GGTCTAAGAGGTGAATCTCAGCATGATTATGATTATAGCCCTCAATCTCTAGCTGGAGCTTTGCATATTGGTCAGGTGTATGATGATGAGAATGCTGGTTCAATTCCGAACAGACTGGTTGAAAATGCTATAATGCATGCTCCTAAG AGACGTTGCCTTAGGTTTGAAGAGGTTCCTCACGCTAGTACCGAAGGGGATAGGTCTTTGAGTCTTTCGAATGAGGTTAGCAATTCAGAACCACCTACCAGCAATGTAGAATCTGAGATAGTGGAAACATCTCATGTGAACTTAAGTGAAACTTCTACGAAGAGACAAATGGAAACTTCATTACCACCTCGGGGTACTGGAAAATCTTGTTTAACTGTTTGTAAGCCATCAGGTATTGGCTTGCATCTAAACAGTATTGTCAATGCTGCATCAGTGGTTAGTGGTGCAAAAACCATAAGATTAGCAGACCGCTACACTGGTGTGCAAGTTATGAACTCAGCATCTATTAGTGTAAGGCGCTGTCCCAATTCATTGAATGTGGTTGAGAGAGATTCTGTTGGTGCAGTAGATTGGAGGAAGGAAACTGAGACTTCAGTTCCTGCAAGTTCAGCTACTACCCAGTCTCCCCACTCTGTGGAATATGAGCATCATGGGTCTATGCATGAGGTTAGGATATCTGATTCTCGCAGTATAGACAGTAACGAAGAGTGCGACCAATCTAGCCCATACATAAAGAG GAAAAGAGCGGCAAAAACTATTGATAGTGATGGCTGTAAGCGCTGCAAATGCAAAAAGACCAAATGCTTGAAACT ttattgtgattgtttttctGCTGGAATCTATTGTGATACAACTTGTGCTTGCCAAGAGTGCTTTAACAGACCCCAGTATGAAGATATGGTTCTTGAGACAAGACAAAAAATAGAATTGCGTAACCCTCTTGCATTTGCTCCCAAGATTGTAGAGCAT GAAGACGAAAAACAAGTCACACCAGCCTCGGCCAGACATAAAAGAGGGTGCAATTGCAAAAAGTCAATGTGTCTGAAAAAATATTGTGAATGTTACCAG GCTAATGTAGGATGCTCCTATGGATGCCGGTGTGAAGGATGTCAAAACACTTACGGAAAGAGGGGAG AGTCTGTTGAGGCGGATTCTGGTGTGGCTGGAGAAGTGATCACCGGAAAAGATGGTACGGAAACAAGGGAAAGCATATTTGATAAGAAGCTGCAAACTGTGGCTACAAGGAAAGATTCAGCTCATTCACCCAAACTCACTCCGTTGACACCATCATTGCAATGGTTTGA GGTCCTTCCGGCAATATGCTGTTCATCCTCTCGATCTGCTCTTACCATCATATCACATTACGAAAAATCAACGAGATCTCCTCAGAGAAACTCGGAGAAGAGTGATAATCATATGGACACAAGTCACTGCCTGTCAGGGATTTCTCTTCATTCGCGTAGTTCACCAGTCACTCCGATGCATCCATTAGGTGAGATGAAATCATTCCAGGGCTTTGACTCTGAGAAGGGGCATCATGATGTTTTGCAAGATGATACACCTGAGATATTGAAGGACACTTCAAACCCCATTAAGTCAGTGAAAGTGAGTTCCCCAAATAAGAAGCGTGTTTCTCCTCCTCATAGCCTCAATCTTGAGCTTGGTACAAGCACTTCAGGGAGCTTGAGAAGTGGTCGCAAGTTCATACTGAGGGCTGTGCCTTCTTTTCCACCTCTTACCCCTTGTATTGGTTCAAAAGGTAGAACTATTCAGAACATAAGTGATCCCCTTCAAGAC